The proteins below come from a single Streptomyces spongiicola genomic window:
- the rplS gene encoding 50S ribosomal protein L19: MSHVLDAVNAASLRTDLPAFRPGDTVNVHVRVIEGNRSRIQQFKGVVIRRQGSGVSETFTVRKVSFSVGVERTFPVHSPIFEKIELVTRGDVRRAKLYYLRELRGKAAKIKEKRDN; the protein is encoded by the coding sequence ATGTCGCATGTGCTCGACGCCGTCAACGCCGCCTCGCTGCGGACCGACCTCCCCGCCTTCCGCCCCGGTGACACCGTGAACGTCCACGTCCGTGTCATCGAGGGCAACCGCTCCCGTATCCAGCAGTTCAAGGGCGTCGTCATCCGCCGCCAGGGTTCGGGCGTCAGCGAGACCTTCACGGTCCGCAAGGTCTCCTTCTCCGTCGGCGTCGAGCGCACCTTCCCGGTGCACAGCCCGATCTTCGAGAAGATCGAGCTGGTCACCCGCGGCGACGTCCGCCGGGCCAAGCTGTACTACCTTCGCGAGCTGCGCGGCAAGGCCGCGAAGATCAAGGAGAAGCGCGACAACTGA
- the lepB gene encoding signal peptidase I — protein MDTEALHTERDRSSAPGTDGSGAGEGSRSVCFRRRPGWRRAAALVGACAVFLLLLSQFVMQPFLIPSTSMQPALEVGDRVLVNKLAYRFGSEPRRGDVVVFDGAGSFVPEDAAGNPVSAAAREGLSALGLTEPSDTDFVKRVVGVGGDRVVCCDKGGRLEVNGVPVDESYLYAGETASHVPFDIVVRQGTLWVMGDHRSRSRDSRDHLGEPGGGTVPLDRVIGRADWIGWPADRWSPLPPTGAFDRVTAPDGAHG, from the coding sequence ATGGACACCGAAGCACTGCACACGGAGCGCGACCGCTCCTCCGCCCCCGGGACCGACGGGTCCGGCGCCGGAGAGGGGTCGCGCTCCGTGTGCTTCCGGCGGCGGCCCGGCTGGCGGCGGGCCGCCGCCCTCGTCGGCGCCTGCGCCGTGTTCCTGCTGCTGCTCAGCCAGTTCGTGATGCAGCCGTTCCTGATCCCCAGCACCTCCATGCAGCCCGCCCTCGAGGTCGGCGACCGGGTGCTGGTGAACAAGCTGGCATACCGCTTCGGCTCCGAGCCGAGGCGCGGTGACGTGGTCGTGTTCGACGGCGCCGGCTCCTTCGTGCCGGAGGACGCGGCGGGGAACCCCGTCAGTGCCGCCGCCCGGGAGGGCCTCTCCGCGCTGGGGCTCACGGAACCGTCCGACACCGATTTCGTCAAACGTGTGGTCGGCGTGGGCGGCGACCGCGTGGTCTGCTGCGACAAGGGGGGAAGGCTCGAGGTGAACGGCGTACCGGTCGACGAGAGCTACCTGTACGCCGGCGAGACCGCGTCGCACGTCCCCTTCGACATCGTGGTACGGCAGGGGACCCTGTGGGTCATGGGCGACCACCGCAGCAGGTCGCGGGACTCCCGCGACCACCTGGGCGAGCCCGGCGGGGGCACGGTGCCCCTCGACAGGGTGATCGGACGCGCGGACTGGATCGGCTGGCCGGCCGACCGCTGGTCCCCGCTGCCGCCGACCGGCGCCTTCGACCGCGTGACCGCGCCGGACGGCGCCCATGGGTAG
- the lepB gene encoding signal peptidase I — protein sequence MAVGARSGHEEPEERPERDARPSPGSGSSGGLPPQGDGGSGDGEAADGGGSSGTGAAGQRSFWKELPLLVGIALVLALLIKTFLVQAFSIPSDSMMNTLQRGDRVLVDKLTPWFGSEPERGEVVVFHDPGGWLDDTHTPEPNLVQRFLSFIGLMPSSEQKDLIKRVIAVGGDTVSCKKGGKVMINGKALDETSYIRPGSTPCDDKPFGPIRVPEGRIWVMGDNRDNSLDSRYHQELPYNGTVSNEDVVGRAVVVAWPFDRWSTLPVPDTFDQPGLNSAAPVGGTAVPGALAAAGVLPTVLVRRRRLTGGRTGR from the coding sequence TTGGCGGTGGGCGCACGTTCCGGACACGAGGAGCCCGAGGAGCGGCCCGAGCGGGACGCGAGGCCTTCCCCCGGTTCCGGCAGCTCCGGCGGCCTTCCCCCACAGGGCGACGGCGGTTCGGGAGACGGTGAGGCGGCGGACGGCGGCGGCTCGTCCGGTACCGGCGCGGCCGGGCAGCGGTCCTTCTGGAAGGAACTGCCGCTGCTGGTCGGCATCGCGCTGGTGCTGGCGCTGCTGATCAAGACCTTCCTGGTGCAGGCGTTCTCGATCCCGTCCGACTCGATGATGAACACGCTGCAGCGCGGCGACCGGGTGCTCGTCGACAAGCTGACGCCCTGGTTCGGCTCCGAGCCCGAACGCGGCGAGGTCGTGGTCTTCCACGACCCGGGCGGTTGGCTGGACGACACCCACACCCCCGAGCCCAACCTGGTGCAGCGGTTCTTGAGCTTCATCGGCCTGATGCCGTCGTCGGAGCAGAAGGACCTGATCAAACGCGTGATCGCGGTCGGCGGTGACACCGTCTCCTGCAAGAAGGGGGGCAAGGTCATGATCAACGGCAAGGCCCTGGACGAGACGTCGTACATCCGCCCGGGAAGCACGCCCTGCGACGACAAGCCGTTCGGTCCGATCCGGGTGCCCGAGGGCCGGATCTGGGTGATGGGCGACAACCGGGACAACTCCCTGGACTCCCGCTACCACCAGGAACTGCCCTACAACGGCACGGTCAGCAACGAGGACGTCGTGGGGCGGGCCGTGGTGGTGGCCTGGCCGTTCGACCGCTGGTCCACGCTGCCCGTTCCGGACACCTTCGACCAGCCGGGGCTGAACTCGGCGGCGCCGGTCGGGGGGACCGCGGTGCCCGGCGCACTGGCCGCGGCGGGCGTGCTGCCGACCGTGCTCGTCCGCCGCAGGAGGCTGACCGGCGGGCGAACCGGCCGGTAG
- the lepB gene encoding signal peptidase I gives MSGTGRTDRGRRLGGVLSGLAVAVGCVLFLGGFVWGALLYQPYTVPTDSMSPTVAPGDRVLAQRIDGSEVRRGDVVVFTDRVWGDAPMVKRVVGTGGDEIACCGTDGRLTVNGRAVEEPYLRGDGPASPIGFTVSVPEGKLFLLGDERRNSVDSRSHLQEAGRGTVPAGSVSARLDAVAWPPGGFLERPRSFAALPGGVSEPGPIRPVLVSVLLGAVLILGGAAWGPLAGLAARRRATGRSGAAADA, from the coding sequence ATGAGCGGAACAGGACGTACGGACCGCGGCCGCCGCCTCGGCGGTGTGCTGTCGGGGCTCGCCGTCGCCGTCGGCTGTGTGCTCTTCCTCGGCGGCTTCGTCTGGGGGGCGCTGCTCTACCAGCCGTACACGGTGCCGACGGACTCGATGTCCCCGACCGTGGCGCCTGGGGACCGGGTGCTCGCGCAGCGGATCGACGGCTCCGAGGTCCGGCGCGGGGACGTCGTCGTCTTCACCGACCGCGTGTGGGGCGACGCCCCGATGGTGAAGCGCGTGGTCGGGACCGGCGGGGACGAGATCGCCTGCTGCGGCACCGACGGCCGGCTGACCGTCAACGGCAGGGCCGTCGAGGAACCGTACCTGCGCGGCGACGGGCCCGCTTCACCGATCGGCTTCACCGTCTCGGTGCCCGAGGGGAAGCTCTTCCTCCTCGGCGACGAGCGCAGGAACTCCGTGGACTCCCGGTCCCACCTTCAGGAGGCCGGCCGGGGCACGGTGCCGGCGGGATCCGTCAGCGCCCGGCTGGACGCCGTCGCCTGGCCTCCCGGCGGATTCCTGGAACGGCCGCGGAGCTTCGCCGCACTGCCGGGAGGAGTCTCCGAGCCGGGGCCCATCCGGCCGGTTCTGGTGTCGGTGCTGCTCGGTGCCGTGCTGATCCTCGGCGGCGCAGCCTGGGGACCGCTCGCCGGGCTCGCCGCACGGCGGCGGGCCACCGGGCGGAGCGGGGCGGCCGCCGATGCCTGA
- a CDS encoding NUDIX hydrolase: protein MPEEPGGPGAPGTAADGPALRRVSRVILLDPDDRVLLLHGFEPDDPDRDWWFTPGGGVEGTESRERAALRELAEETGITAAELGPVVWQRQCSFPFDGRRWNQDEWYYLARTRQTATSMTGLTRLERRSVAGLRWWTCSELSAARETVYPTRLAELLRTLLDEGPPSAPVVLAREVA from the coding sequence ATGCCTGAGGAACCCGGGGGCCCCGGGGCACCCGGGACGGCCGCGGACGGACCCGCGCTGCGCCGGGTCTCCCGGGTGATCCTGCTCGATCCCGACGACCGCGTGCTGCTGCTGCACGGCTTCGAGCCGGACGACCCGGACCGCGACTGGTGGTTCACACCCGGTGGCGGGGTCGAGGGCACGGAGTCCCGGGAACGGGCAGCGCTGCGCGAACTGGCCGAGGAGACGGGGATCACCGCAGCCGAACTGGGGCCGGTGGTCTGGCAGCGGCAGTGCTCCTTCCCGTTCGACGGCCGCCGCTGGAACCAGGACGAGTGGTACTACCTGGCGCGTACCCGGCAGACGGCGACCAGCATGACGGGGCTGACCCGGCTGGAGCGGCGCAGTGTCGCCGGGCTGAGGTGGTGGACCTGCTCCGAACTGTCCGCGGCCCGTGAGACGGTGTACCCGACCAGGCTCGCCGAGCTGCTGCGTACGCTGCTCGACGAGGGGCCTCCGAGTGCGCCTGTGGTCCTGGCCCGGGAAGTCGCCTGA
- a CDS encoding DUF2469 domain-containing protein: MSAEDLEKYETEMELKLYREYRDVVGLFKYVIETERRFYLTNDYEMQVHSVQGEVFFEVSMADAWVWDMYRPARFVKQVRVLTFKDVNIEELNKSDLELPQG; the protein is encoded by the coding sequence ATGAGCGCCGAGGACCTCGAGAAGTACGAGACCGAGATGGAGCTGAAGCTCTACCGGGAGTACCGCGACGTCGTCGGCCTGTTCAAGTACGTGATCGAGACCGAGCGTCGCTTCTACCTCACCAATGACTACGAGATGCAGGTGCACTCGGTGCAGGGTGAGGTCTTCTTCGAGGTCTCCATGGCAGACGCCTGGGTGTGGGACATGTACCGGCCCGCCAGGTTCGTGAAGCAGGTCCGGGTGCTCACGTTCAAGGACGTGAACATCGAGGAGCTGAACAAGAGCGATCTGGAGCTTCCCCAGGGCTGA
- a CDS encoding YraN family protein: MNATGALGRYGEELAARRLAASGMSVLARNWRCGRAGEIDIVARDGDTVVVCEVKTRRGGPAGRAPFEHPMAAITTAKADRLRHLAACWLESHEGPPPRGGVRIDLVAVLLPRRGAPRVEHVTGVA, encoded by the coding sequence ATGAACGCGACGGGGGCACTGGGGCGGTACGGCGAGGAGCTGGCGGCCCGGCGGCTGGCAGCGAGCGGGATGTCCGTGCTCGCCAGGAACTGGCGATGCGGACGGGCCGGCGAGATCGACATCGTCGCCCGGGACGGCGACACGGTGGTCGTGTGCGAGGTCAAGACGCGCAGGGGCGGTCCGGCGGGGCGGGCGCCCTTCGAGCATCCGATGGCCGCGATCACCACGGCCAAGGCGGACCGCCTCAGACACCTGGCCGCATGCTGGCTGGAATCCCATGAGGGGCCACCGCCCCGGGGCGGGGTGCGGATCGATCTCGTGGCGGTGCTGCTTCCCCGGCGGGGCGCTCCCCGGGTCGAGCACGTGACGGGGGTGGCCTGA
- a CDS encoding YifB family Mg chelatase-like AAA ATPase → MGFARTCSVALVGVEGVVVEVQADLEPGVAAFALVGLPDKSLVESRDRVRAAVVNSGAEWPQKKLTVGLSPASVPKGGSGFDLAVACAVLAAAERIDPGAIADLVLLGELGLDGRVRPVRGVLPAVLAAAEAGYQQVVVPERTAGEASLVPGVSVLGVRSLRQLIAVLNDEPVPREEPEGDGRPGAMLAGLVVPGAGLGTGLATDPGRAGGPLPDLADVAGQHGARTALEVAAAGRHHLLLQGPPGAGKTMLAERLPSVLPPLTRKESLEVTTVHSVAGTLPPGEPLVRTPPYCAPHHSATMQSLVGGGQGMPRPGAVSLAHRGVLFLDEAPEFSGKVLDALRQPIESGHVVVARSAGVVRLPARFLLVLAANPCPCGRHTLHGMGCDCPASLIRRYQARLSGPLLDRVDLRVEVEPVSRAELLGRGVRGEPSAAVAARVGEARDRAAARLSGTPWHANSEVPGHELRTRWHTAPGALAAAERDMERGLLTARGMDRVLRVAWTVADLAGRDRPHARDVDLALQLRTGIARGVPAGFGTER, encoded by the coding sequence ATGGGATTCGCCCGCACCTGCTCCGTGGCCCTGGTGGGCGTCGAGGGCGTGGTCGTGGAGGTCCAGGCGGACCTCGAACCAGGGGTCGCGGCCTTCGCCCTGGTCGGGCTTCCGGACAAGAGCCTCGTGGAGAGCCGCGACCGGGTCCGGGCGGCCGTCGTCAACTCCGGCGCCGAGTGGCCGCAGAAGAAGCTCACGGTCGGGCTCAGCCCGGCGTCCGTGCCCAAGGGCGGCAGCGGGTTCGACCTGGCTGTCGCGTGCGCGGTCCTGGCCGCCGCGGAGCGCATCGATCCCGGCGCGATCGCGGATCTCGTGCTCCTCGGCGAGCTGGGTCTGGACGGCCGAGTGCGGCCGGTGCGGGGAGTCCTGCCCGCGGTCCTCGCCGCGGCCGAGGCGGGATACCAGCAGGTCGTCGTGCCCGAGCGGACCGCCGGCGAGGCCTCGCTCGTACCCGGCGTCTCGGTCCTCGGCGTGCGCAGCCTCCGCCAGCTGATCGCGGTACTGAACGACGAGCCGGTGCCGCGGGAGGAGCCCGAAGGCGACGGCCGGCCCGGCGCCATGCTCGCGGGGCTGGTGGTGCCGGGCGCCGGGCTGGGCACGGGACTCGCCACCGACCCGGGACGGGCCGGGGGCCCCCTTCCCGACCTGGCGGACGTCGCCGGTCAGCACGGGGCGCGGACCGCGCTCGAGGTCGCCGCGGCAGGGAGGCACCACCTGCTGCTCCAGGGCCCTCCGGGCGCGGGCAAGACGATGCTCGCCGAGCGGCTTCCGTCCGTGCTCCCGCCACTCACCCGCAAGGAGTCCCTGGAGGTCACCACCGTCCACTCGGTCGCGGGCACCCTGCCGCCCGGCGAACCCCTGGTGCGCACGCCGCCCTACTGCGCCCCGCACCATTCGGCGACGATGCAGTCCCTCGTGGGCGGCGGACAGGGCATGCCGAGGCCCGGAGCGGTCTCGCTGGCCCACCGGGGCGTCCTCTTCCTGGACGAGGCCCCGGAGTTCTCCGGCAAGGTGCTCGACGCCCTCCGCCAGCCGATCGAGTCGGGTCACGTGGTCGTCGCGCGCAGCGCGGGCGTGGTCAGGCTTCCCGCTCGGTTCCTCCTGGTGCTGGCGGCCAACCCCTGCCCCTGCGGGCGCCACACCCTGCACGGCATGGGATGCGACTGCCCCGCCTCGCTGATCCGGCGGTACCAGGCGCGGCTCTCCGGCCCGCTGCTCGACCGGGTCGACCTGCGGGTCGAGGTGGAGCCCGTCAGCCGGGCCGAGCTGCTGGGCCGGGGCGTCCGCGGGGAGCCGTCCGCCGCCGTCGCCGCGCGGGTCGGGGAGGCGCGCGACCGGGCGGCCGCACGGCTGTCCGGCACCCCTTGGCACGCCAACAGCGAGGTGCCCGGCCACGAGCTGCGCACCCGCTGGCACACCGCGCCCGGCGCACTGGCAGCGGCGGAGCGGGACATGGAGCGGGGACTGCTCACGGCCCGGGGCATGGACCGCGTGCTCCGGGTCGCCTGGACGGTCGCCGACCTAGCGGGCCGCGACCGGCCCCACGCGCGCGATGTCGACCTGGCGCTGCAACTGCGCACGGGTATCGCCCGCGGTGTCCCGGCGGGTTTCGGAACCGAGCGATGA